A window of the Cystobacter fuscus genome harbors these coding sequences:
- a CDS encoding PLAT/LH2 domain-containing protein, with protein MADYQVQVKTGDVHNGGTNANVFITFHGSDGTSGPYELDTPVENNFEQGNLDAFTLQVDNAGKLQSINIQMDDTGTASGWYLQWVRVTDPSNTQYCFPYNGWMGGGDGPLEVSLTPSDMGNCS; from the coding sequence ATGGCAGACTACCAGGTTCAAGTCAAAACGGGTGATGTCCACAATGGCGGCACAAACGCCAACGTATTCATCACCTTTCACGGCAGTGACGGTACCAGTGGTCCCTACGAACTGGACACGCCCGTCGAGAACAACTTCGAGCAAGGCAACCTCGACGCGTTCACCCTGCAAGTCGACAACGCCGGGAAGCTCCAGAGCATCAACATCCAGATGGACGACACCGGAACGGCCAGTGGCTGGTACCTGCAATGGGTCAGGGTCACCGATCCCAGCAACACCCAGTACTGCTTCCCCTACAACGGCTGGATGGGCGGCGGCGACGGACCGCTCGAGGTCAGTCTGACGCCATCCGACATGGGCAACTGTTCCTGA